The genomic interval ACCAACCAATGTCTACCATTTGCATGACCTTAGGAAGTGTCCTAATGTTAAGTTcttagtttataaaataatataaaatttatccaCCCTGAAGTTCTTTTTATGTGACGTGCTTAGTGCAGTGTGTTTATAGTGTGTTTTTCTAGCACTATAGAGTAGGTGCTAAGTGATGAGTAAGTGGGAAATACTGATGTGGTCTGACACGGGCATTGTAACACCTCCACACCCACCCCGCTGCCTCTCATCAGCTGGGTCATGTCTTGATTCTCTTCTGTGTTTCAGGTGTTGTCCCAGCTGTTAGTGAAGACATGGAAGAGTTAAATCATATGCTCTACTTATTATATCTGAAGTCTAGTTACCAGCCCTGTGTGGGGACCATGATCACCCCTCAGTGGGTGGTGACAGCAGCACACTGCTTCTTACCGTAAGTCACGGGCCAGTCCACTCTGTTCCAAAGTTCCAAGGCCAGGACTCAGCACTCCTGGGGGAAGTCTACGGAGCCTGTGCTGGCCAGGGAATCCTCGGGCTCTGATGGTTAAGGGGAGCTCAGCTACTCAGATAAAATttgagagagaggccctggccggttggctcagtggtagagcgtcggcctggcgtgcaggggtcccgggttcgattcccggccagggcacacaggagaagtgcccatctgcttctccacccctccccttctccttcctctctgtctctctcttcccctcccgcagcgacgctccattggagcaaagatggcccgggcgctggggatggctccttggcctctgccccaggtgctagagtggctctggtcgcggcagagcgacgccccggaggggcagagcgtcgccccctggtgggcagagcgtcgcccctggtgggagtgccgggtggatcccggtcgggcgcatgcaggagtctgtctgactgtctctccccgtttccagcttcggaaaaatacaaaaaaaaaaaaatttgagagagagagagagagacccccccacatttacaaaactttttttttatggtaTATTGTtacaattgttctattttattattagttgtgGTTATGCTCTTAtggtgcctaatttataaattaaactttatcataaagTATGTACATATAGGGAAAAACCCATAGTATATATATGATTTGGTATTATCTACGGTTTGTTGTCCTCAGGGATTCTGGGAATGTCCCCCCGCAAATAAGGGGAACTACTGTAATTAAGAgtagaactgctgggtcatagaggatgtaaatgtttgtttttacGCATCCTCCAGAAATTTATAAACATTCTTCCAATATTGGGTAttgtccaactttttttttttttttttttgctgattgtCAAATATCTTATTATGCTCTTAATTTTATTACCTTTATTATTAGTGATGATTAACATcttatttctcctcctcctcctgccaataatgttttgtttgggaaatattctttcatatctcttgaatattttatgtattgaattcaaaaaattgttttgtaaGACTTCTATAAATTTCCTAGTTAttacccccttttctttttgccaGTTATATATATGTTGAAAATTCCTTCTTTCAGTTTGTGCCTTGATCGCCTCTTTATGGAATTCTGATCAGTAACAGTTTTAACTTTGATGTAATTCAGTTTAACACTTGAATTATCAATCTTTACTTGTGGTTATTAGGTATTGTGCTTAgttgaaaatattctttatggcctttaagatcagaaatctattttttaaagtttatttttacagattttaaaGCTTTGATCTTCATATTTAAATACGTCCTTTGGGATTGATTTTTGTGAATTATGTGAAGTATGGAcccaatattatttcttttagcaCAGGAAACTAAACACCCAGATATCATCTGCGTAACGGTCCCTTCTTTCCCCAGTGGTCGGCCATGCTACTTCTGTATCAAAGTTCCATCTCTGCATGGGTCTGTTTCTCGGCTCTCTCTGCTGGTCCATTGGTGTAGCTATTATGGACCATACACCAGTGTCTTAATAATTATGACTTTATCATACATTTCTGACATGTGATAGGTTAGACCAGTTGTCACATGTTTTTTCCCTCCTACTTCCAAAGGAATTCCCCCTCATAGCATCGTCTGCTTTCATAGAAGCCTTGACTGTGTGTTCACATGCTTCTTTCAGCATTCTTGGTCTCAAATTGAAGCTCCCCTCTGGAATTATGCCAAGAATGAGCCCAAGCCATTGCATTGCCTAACTCCTGGGGACACCATTCACATTATAGGCTATGTAAATGGCAACTATTGAATTTATACAGTGCACAACCTACATGACCACCTGTGGCAGCTACACATAAAATATCAAATGgacacagaagagaagaaaaggttAAGTGGGTTATTATAGAaggacattttgtgtgtgtgtgtgtgtgtgtgtgtgtgtgtgaaagagagagagagattagccTTGTGATGTGTGACATTATCAATATTTTTCCTCTCCATTTTCCAGAGATCTCCAGCTCATCTCCTTTGGTGGTTCTCGAAGTTTTCAATACTTTATTGGGCAGATCATACCTTATGAGAAGATTTTTGTTCACCCAAACTTCACTGTCACTTCTCCTAAAAATGACATCATGCTGATAAAGTTGTCTATACCTCTCAGCTTCACTAGGATTTTGCAGTTGCCCACCGTTGTACGTAGTGGAGTTAAAGAGTGCTTGATTTATACTTGGATACAGGATACCGATATTTTTGGTGAGTGACCGCCTAAAAGAAGACTGAGTTGTATTCTTGGATCTAGTCTCCTCCTAGGAATGAGGGGAAGGGATTAGAACTTATAGGCCCTGTACCAGATTTCTAAGCATGTGTGCAGCACTAATAAAGGAGCAACAGCATTGGCTCTCCATAGTAGAAGGAGTGATCTCCTTTAGGGCTTTGGGGATCAAATCCTAAATTAAGGTGTCACGTGTATGTATCACATTGACACACACATGGCAGGGGGCTGGGATTGAGGGACCTATGTTTGAATATTGGTTCTGCCATTTATTATAGGGTTACAGACACATTATTTAACTTCTTTGGATCTTAATTTGAGAATTTATGAAAGTCATATTTTCCCCTTACTTAACAGGAGTGATAGTGTTATAATGACATCATCGACAATGGCCACCATTTTTTTGAGTACCCATCACGTACCCGGCTCTCAGTCCCCTCTACATAGTATTCAGTCATCCCCATACATCATGTCAATGTTTTCTTAGGATTTATgtcttttaaatgagaaaaaccaaGACTCAGGGAGATTAACTAATTGCCCATGGTCACAGACTTGGTGGTGGCATAGCTGGGATTTAGACTTGCTTGCTGTCTTCTCACCAGCCACCCCTTGATGCTGGTCCTCTGTCAGGGGTGGTACACGGAGCAGGAGGCGATGTTTAATCCATGGTGAGTTCCAGCAAGCAGCTCCTCTGCCATCCACTTTAACCAGGAATTAGTCCTGAAGGAGGAGAAGGCAGGGTGCCTTACGAAAATGCCAACAGGAATGGAAAAGCGCTCTTATTTCTTATGCTTAGGAAATCCAGATGGTAACCTGCACCACATGCAGATTCAACTAAATCCTGGTTTAAACTGCACAAAATTGCTGGGTGAAAAATTTCTCGAAGACACATTCTGTATGAGACAAACCCTGGGAAGCAAAAGGGAATGCCGGGTAACTTTCCTTCTCCCATTCTCCGACACGCTCTGTAGTCTGCCTGCCCCGTGGTCTTTGTGGCTCTGTTCCCTCTCCCAGGAGCTCCGAGAGGAAGGAGCTGAAGAATGACTCTATCTCTCCTCCCCCCTGCATCAGGGACGAGAGAAATAGGTTTCCTGGGAGTGCAAAGCTCTCTTCCAGCTTCGGAATTAGGGACTCCTGGGAGGGTCGGtgcaggggaaagggagaaggagcttTCGCACCACTTTCTGATGTCCTGGTCTTCTTTGCGTGACAATTGAGTGGCTCTCACCTGTGTTTGGGTGCTGAGGATTTTTTAGGCAGGAGGGGAGTTCTGACCACCTCTGCTCTGTCTGGCAGGTGGTCACAGCTGCGCCAGCCATCTGCGGCAATGAATTACAAGGAATTATGTCCTGGGC from Saccopteryx leptura isolate mSacLep1 chromosome 2, mSacLep1_pri_phased_curated, whole genome shotgun sequence carries:
- the LOC136392202 gene encoding probable inactive serine protease 58; translation: MSERSVVPAVSEDMEELNHMLYLLYLKSSYQPCVGTMITPQWVVTAAHCFLPDLQLISFGGSRSFQYFIGQIIPYEKIFVHPNFTVTSPKNDIMLIKLSIPLSFTRILQLPTVVRSGVKECLIYTWIQDTDIFGNPDGNLHHMQIQLNPGLNCTKLLGEKFLEDTFCMRQTLGSKRECRVVTAAPAICGNELQGIMSWATGCILTGYTIVFTDLHSYSPWIKNIISKK